The sequence below is a genomic window from Serratia nevei.
AGGCGCTGATTGCCGCGCAGCCGGATGCTGTCGCACCGCAGGGCAGCGAGTTCCTGGCGCGAATGACCAGCAAAGGGCGTGCGCCGAAGCACGCCGGCGATATTCTGTGGAACTTCGAGAAATTCCTCATCGCGCGCGACGGCACGGTGACCCAACGCTTCTCGCCTGACACCACGCCGGAAGATCCGGCGCTGGTGGCGGCGGTAAAACAAGCGCTGGCAGGATAAGACGGATGCTGCAACTCGTCGAGGTTGGGGTGGCGGGGCGCCTGGCGCCTTTTTCGGCACAGATTGAAGGCGGGTTGCAGGTTCATCTGATCGGCCCAAACGGCGCCGGGAAGAGCACCTTGCTGGCGCGGGTGGCCGGCATGCTGCCGGGGCTGGGCGAGGTTCGCCTGGACGGGCGCGCGCTGGCCGATTATCCGGGTAACGCGCTGGCATGCCGGCGCGGCTATCTCAGCCAGCAACAGCCGCCGGTGTCGCTGATGCCGGTGTTCCAGTATTTGGCCTTGCACCGGCCAGCGGCAGCGGCGCAAACCGATGTGGAACACGCCATTCTCTATTTGTGCCAGCGGCTGAAGCTGGTGGATAAGCTGTCACGCATGCTGACGCAGCTCTCCGGTGGCGAATGGCAGCGGGTGCGGCTGGCGGCGGTGTTGCTGCAGGTGTGGCCCAGCGTCAATCCGCACAGTCAGCTGTTGTTGCTGGATGAGCCGACCAACAGCCTGGACGTGGCGCAGAAAGTCGCGCTGGATCGCCTGCTGCGGGAATTTTGCCAGAGCGGGCGCAGCGCGCTGGTGTGCGCGCACGATCTGAATCATACCTTACAGCAGGCCGATCGGGTTTGGTTGCTGCACGCCGGGCGGCTGGTGGCACAGGGGGCCACGCGTGAGGTGATGGCACCCGCGCTGCTGTCGCAGATCTATGAAGTGGACTTCCACCTGCAATGGGTGGGGGACCAGCGTTGGATCATGACCCGCACGGCTTGAGTCGCGGCGACGGCGGAGCGTAACGTAAACGAACACTAAACGTAGTGAATATAAATAGCCGGGTAATCATTGGTTAATATTGGGCTGCCTCTCACTTTCTTATCGATTTTCTTGAAAAACGTCGATGACGTGCTACGCTTGATTCGGCAAAAATAAAATACGTAAATAATTATTAATAAATATAATAAATTGATTTTAATAATGATTTTAAATAGATGATGGCGGCACCCACCAATCAGTTGACCCACTGATGACAAGTCTCGTCTTAAGGTTTAGTTAAGCTTGCGGCCTTACATTGGCAGTTAATCCACGGAAACGATTCTTCTCTGGCGTTTAATATCCGTTAAACGAAAGGGATTTACAGTGTCATCAAAAGCAGTTCGATACGTTTGGGGTTAACTATGGATCAATTTTTGCCTTTCTCTCGTCCGGCCATCGGCGATGAAGAAATCGCCGCGGTAGAGAAAGTGTTGCGTTCCGGTTGGATCACCACCGGGCCGCAAAACCAGCAGCTGGAAAGCGACTTCTGTTCCACCTTCGGCTGTAAGCATGCGATCGCCGTCAGTTCCGCCACGGCTGGCATGCACATCACGCTGATGGCGCTGGGCATCGGCCCCGGCGACGAAGTCATCACCCCTTCGCAAACCTGGGTTTCCACCCTCAACATGATCGAGCTGCTGGGCGCCACGCCGGTCATGATCGACGTTGACCGTGATACGTTGATGGTCAGCGCCGCCGATGTCGAGGCTGCCATCACCCCGAAAACCAAAGCGATTGTTCCGGTGCACTACGCCGGCGCTCCTCTGCAGATGGACGCGCTGCGCGCCGTGGCCGAACGCCACGGTCTGCCTTTGATCGAAGACGCCGCCCATGCGGTCGGTACGCGCTACAACGGCGAATGGGTCGGCGCGCGCGGCACGGCGATTTTCTCGTTCCACGCCATTAAAAACGTGACCTGCGCCGAGGGCGGCCTGATCGCCACCGACGACGATGCGCTGGCGGATCGCCTGCGTTGCCTGAAGTTCCACGGTCTGGCCGTCGATGCCTTCGATCGTCAGCAGCTTGGCCGCAAACCGCAGGCCGAAGTGGTGGAGCCGGGTTACAAATACAACCTGTCCGACATTCACGCGGCGATCGCCGTGGTGCAGCTGTCGCGCTTCGCTGAGCTGAACGCGCGCCGCAAGGCGCTGGCACAGCGCTACCTGAGCGCGCTGGAAGGCTCGCCGTTCCAACCGTTGGGCGTGCCGGATTACCCGCATGACCACGCCTGGCATCTGTTTATGGTGCGCGTCGACCCTGAGCGTTGCGGCATCGATCGCGATCGGTTGATGGAGCGTCTGAAAGAGGTTGGCGTCGGCACCGGGCTGCATTTCCGCGCCGCGCATACCCAGAAATTCTACCGTGAGCGTTATCCGCAGCTTTCCTTGCCGAATACCGAATGGAACTCGGCGCGGCTGTGCACTTTACCGCTATTCCCTGATATGACCGACGCCGACGTGGATCGCGTGGTCAATGCCTTGTCTTCTGTTGTGGAGTCTTTACGTGTCTCGCGTTGAACCGATTAAAAAAGTGTCGATAGTCATCCCGGTATACAACGAGCAGGAAAGTCTGCCGGCGTTGCTGGAGCGTACTACCGCCGCTTGCAAGCAGTTATCTCAACCTTATGAAATCATCCTCGTCGACGATGGCAGCAGCGACAACTCCGCGGACATGCTGACCGCGGCGGCGGAAAAGCCGGACAGCCACGTCATCGCCGTTTTGCTGAACCGCAACTATGGCCAGCACTCGGCGATCATGGCCGGTTTCAACCAGGTGACCGGCGATCTGGTGATTACGCTGGACGCCGATCTGCAGAACCCGCCGGAGGAGATCCCTCGTCTGGTCAGCGTGGCGGAAGAGGGCTATGACGTGGTGGGCACCGTGCGCGCCAACCGTCAAGACTCCTGGTTCCGCAAAAGCGCTTCGCGCGTGATCAACATGATGATTCAACGCGCCACCGGCAAGTCGATGGGGGACTACGGCTGCATGCTGCGCGCCTACCGTCGTCACATCGTTGAGGCGATGCTGCACTGCCACGAACGCAGCACCTTTATCCCGATTCTGGCGAACACCTTCGCCCGTCGCACGACCGAGATCGACGTGCGTCACGCCGAGCGCGAGTTTGGCGATTCCAAGTACAGCCTGATGAAGCTGATCAACCTGATGTACGACCTGATCACCTGCCTGACCACCACCCCGCTGCGTTTGCTCAGCGTGGTCGGCAGCATCGTGGCGCTGTCCGGGTTTGTGTTGGCGCTGGTGCTGATTGCGCTGCGTCTGCTGCTCGGCCCTGAATGGGCCGCCGGCGGCGTGTTCACCCTCTTCGCCGTGCTGTTCACCTTTATCGGCGCCCAGTTTGTTGGCATGGGGCTACTGGGTGAATACATCGGCCGCATCTATACCGACGTGCGCGCACGTCCTCGCTATTTTGTTCAGAAAGTGGTCGGCGTACAGCAGGACCACAATACTCAGGAAGAAGAATGATGAAAGCTATTGTATTTGCTTACCATGATATTGGCTGCGCAGGTCTGAAAGCGCTGACTGAGGCGGGTTATGACGTGCAGGCCGTATTCACGCACACCGACGACCCTGGTGAGAACAACTTCTTCTCCTCCGTGGCCCGTTTGGGCGCCGAATTGGATCTGCCGGTCTATGCGCCGGAAGACGTGAACCACCCGCTGTGGGTTGACCGCATTCGCGACCTGCAGCCGGACGTGATCTTTTCGTTCTACTACCGCCATATGCTGAGCGACGAGATCCTCTCGCTGGCACCGCAGGGCGGCTTCAACCTGCACGGTTCGCTGCTGCCGCATTACCGTGGCCGCGCCCCGGTGAACTGGGCGCTGGTGAACGGCGAAACCGAAACCGGCGCCACGCTGCACAAGATGGTGAAACGCCCGGACGCCGGCGACATCGTCGGTCAGCAGAAAGTGACCATCGCCGACAGCGACACTGCGCTGACGCTGCACAAAAAAGTGCTGGAAGCCGCGCAGGCCGTATTGAAAGAGCAGTTGCCGAAGCTGAAGAACGGCACCGCCACCTTCACCAAGCAGGATGAGTCTCAGGCCAGCTACTTCGGCCGTCGCACCGCAGCGGACGGCGAGATCCTGTGGCACAAGTCCGCCAAAGAGATCAACAACCTGGTACGCGCCGTCACGGAACCGTACCCGGGTGCCTTCAGCTACCTCGGCCAGCGCAAGCTGATCGTCTGGCGCTCTCGCGTGCTGGATACCCAACACGACAAGCAGCCGGGCACCGTACTGAGCACCTCGCCGCTGGTCATCGCCTGTGGCGAAGGCGCGCTGGAGATCGTTGCCGGTCAGAACGACAGCGGCCTGTATGTGCAGGGCAGCCGCCTGGCGCAGGAAATGGGCATCGTCACCGACGTGCGCCTGGCCGCCAAGCCGAACGCCGTAATGAAACGCCGCACTCGCGTGCTGATCCTCGGGGTCAACGGCTTCATCGGTAACCACCTGACCGAGCGCCTGCTGCGTGACGATCGCTACGACATCTACGGCCTGGATATCGGTTCTGACGCCATCAGCCGTTTCCTCGACAACCCGCGTTTCCACTTCGTGGAAGGCGACATCAGCATCCACTCCGAGTGGATCGAGTATCACATCAAGAAATGCGACGTGGTGCTGCCGCTGGTGGCGATCGCGACGCCGATCGAATACACCCGTAACCCGCTGCGCGTGTTCGAGCTGGATTTCGAAGAGAACCTGAAGATCGTTCGCGACTGCGTGAAATACAACAAGCGCATCATCTTCCCGTCCACCTCAGAAGTGTACGGCATGTGCGACGACAAAGAGTTCGACGAAGACCATTCGCGCCTGATCGTCGGGCCAATCAACAAACAGCGCTGGATCTACTCGGTCTCCAAACAGCTGCTGGATCGGGTGATCTGGGCTTACGGCGCTAAAGAAGGCCTGAAGTTCACGCTGTTCCGTCCATTCAACTGGATGGGGCCGCGCCTGGATAACCTGGACGCTGCGCGTATCGGCTCTTCCCGTGCCATCACCCAGCTGATCCTCAATCTGGTGGAAGGTTCGCCGATCAAACTGATGGACGGCGGCGCGCAGAAACGTTGCTTCACCGACATCAACGACGGCATCGAAGCGCTGTTCCGCATCATCGAGAACCGCGACGGCCTGTGCGACGGCCAGATCGTCAACATCGGCAACCCGACCAACGAAGCGAGCATCCGCGAGCTGGCGGAAATGCTGCTGGAAAGCTTCAACAACCACCCGCTGCGCGACCGCTTCCCGCCGTTTGCCGGCTTCAAGGACGTTGAGAGCAGCAGCTACTACGGTAAAGGTTACCAGGACGTCGAGCACCGCACGCCGAGCATCAAGAACGCTCACCGCCTGCTGGGCTGGCAGCCGACCATCGAGATGAAGCAAACCGTCGCCGATACGCTGGACTACTTCCTGCGCACTACCGTTCAGGAAGGGAACGATGCATGAAGAAAGTCGGTCTGCGGGTTGATGTAGATACCTTCAGCGGCACCCGTGAAGGGGTGCCGCAGTTGCTGGACCTGTTCGACAAGTACGACATTCAGGCCAGCTTCTTCTTCAGCGTGGGACCGGACAACATGGGGCGCCATCTTTGGCGCCTTTTGCGTCCGAAATTTCTGTGGAAAATGCTGCGTTCGAACGCCGCCTCGCTGTACGGCCTGGACATTCTGCTGGCCGGCACCGCCTGGCCGGGGCGCAACATTTCACGCGCGTTGGGGCCGCTGATGAAGCGCACCGCCGAAGCCGGTCATGAAGTCGGGCTGCACGCCTGGGATCACCAGGGGTGGCAGGCCAAGGTCGGCAAGTGGAGCGAGGCGCAGCTGACCGAACAAGTGCAGCTGGGCGTCGATGCCCTGAGCGCCAGCACCGGCCAGCCGGTGAAATGCTCCGCCGTGGCGGGCTGGCGTGCCGATACGCGCGTGCTGGAGGTCAAGCAACGCTTCGGCTTCCATTACAACAGCGATTGCCGCGGCACCCATCCGTTCCGTCCGGTGCTGAGCGACGGGCGTCACGGCACGGTGCAGATCCCGGTGACGTTGCCGACCTTCGACGAAGTGATCGGCAGCGAAGTCAGCATGGCCGACTTCAACGACTACATTCTGCGCGCCATCGAGAACGATCGCGGCGTGCCGGTGTACACCATTCACACCGAAGTGGAAGGCATGTCGCAAGCGGCGATGTTCGAACAGTTATTGCAACGCGCACGGCAGCAGGGCATCGAATTCTGTCCGCTTGGCGCGCTGTTACCACAAGATTTGGCGTCACTGCCGTTGGGCCGCATCAAGCGTGCTCCTTTCCCCGGCCGCGAAGGTTGGCTGGGCTGTCAAACCGATGTGAAGGACGTTACATGAAGGCGCTAAAAGGATCCTGGGCCATTCTGCTGGCCGTTTTTTTTGCTCTGGTTTACCTGATCCCGCTTAACGGCCGCCTGCTGTGGCAGCCGGACGAGACGCGTTATGCCGAGATCAGCCGTGAAATGCTGCAGCGCGGCGATTGGGTTGTGCCGCACCTGCTGGGGCTGCGCTACTTCGAAAAGCCGGTGGCGGGTTACTGGTTCAATAACATCAGCCAGTGGCTGTTCGGCGAAAACAACTTTGCGGTGCGCTTCGGCTCGGTGTTCAGCACCGGCATGACCGCACTGCTGGTGTTCGCGCTGGCGATGCTGATGTGGCGCAATGCGCGCCGCGCCAGCCTGGCGGCGCTGATTTTCCTGTCGATGGTGCTGGTGTTCAGCATCGGCACCTACAGCGTGCTGGATCCGATGATCTCGCTGTGGCTGGCGGCGGCGATGGTCAGCTACTACCTGACGCTGAAAGCCACTTCGGTCAAAGGCAAGCTGGGCGCCTACGCGCTGCTGGGCTTGGCCTGCGGCATGGGCTTTATGACCAAGGGCTTCCTGGCGCTGGCGGTGCCGGTGATCGCGGTGATCCCGATCGTCATCCAGCAACGTCGCATCAAGGATCTGCTGTGCTACGGCCCGGTGGCGATCGTGACCGCTACGTTGCTCAGCCTGCCGTGGGCGCTGGCGATCGCGCAACGCGAACCCGATTTCTGGAATTACTTCTTCTGGGTCGAACATATTCAGCGTTTCGCCGAAGATAACGCCCAGCACAAGGCGCCGTTCTGGTATTACCTGCCGATCCTGCTGGCGGCGGTGCTGCCGTGGCTGGCGCTGCTGCCCGGTGCGCTGCTCAAGGGCTGGCGCGAACGCGTACAGCGCCCGGAGCTGTTCTTCCTGCTGAGCTGGGCGATGATGCCGCTGATCTTCTTCAGCATCGCCAAAGGCAAGCTGCCGACCTACATTCTGCCGTGCATGGCGCCGCTGGCGCTGCTGATGACCGCCTATGCGGAAGACTACGCCGCCACCCTGCGCGCCAGACTGTTCAAGGCCAATGCCTGGCTGAACGGCCTGTTCGGGCTGATCGGCATCGTGGCGCTGGTGGTGTTGAGCGCCGGCCTGCTGCCGAAAGCCCATCTGTTTACCGCGCAAGAGTGGCCGAAGGTGGTGCTCGGCCTGATCGCCTTCGGCGGCTGGCTCCTGTTCGCGCTGGTTTCCGCACGCGATAACGGCCGTCAATGGCGCTGGGCGGCGGCCTGCCCGGTATTGCTGTGCCTGGTGATCGGCTACGCCATCCCGCAACAGGTGACCGATTCCAAGCTGCCGCAGAACTTCGCGCGCGCCACGATGGCCGAGCTGGGCGACAGCCGTTACGTGCTGACCGACAGCGTCGGGGTAGCGGCCGGTTTGGCCTGGGAACTGAAGCGTAGCGACGTGCTGATGTACAGCCAGAAAGGCGAGGTAGCTTATGGTCTGGAGTATCCGGACGCCAAAGGCCACCTGATCAGCGACGCCGACTTCCCGCAGTGGCTGGCGCAGGCGCGCAAACAGGGGAATGTGTCCCTGGTGCTGCAGCTGTCCCGTGGCGAAGCGCTGCCGCAGGAACTGCCTGCCGCAGACAAGGTAGATCGTATGAATCGCCTGGTGCTGATGTGGTATAAACAGCAACCATGATGGGTTTTCTGTTGGTGATTGTGGTCAGCCTGCTCACCTGCGGTGGGCAGCTGTGCCAGAAGCAGGCGGCGCACTGTTGGGAGCGGGCGGACGAAGCGCGGCTGAAGCAGACGCTGCGTTGGCTGGCGCTGGCGGTGCTGCTGCTGGGGCTGGGCATGGCGGTGTGGCTCAATGTGCTGCAACGCCTGCCGCTCAGCCTGGCTTACCCGATGCTCAGCCTGAACTTCGTGATGGTGACGCTGGCGGCGCGCTGGCTGTTTCATGAGCCGACGACCGTGCGCCACTGGTGTGGCGTAGCGTCGATTATGTTGGGGATCCTGCTGATGAGCGTGCATTCATGAGGGGCTATGCCTGGGGCGCCGCCAGCGTGTTGCTGGTGACGCTGGCGCAGTTGCTGATGAAGTGGGGCATGGTGCAAATCCCGCTGATGTCGTTCGCCGACGTCTCGTTGGCGTTGATCGGCGACTACTGGCTGCCGCTTCTGGCGGTGGGCGGCGGCATCTTCGGTTATGCGCTGTCGATGCTGTGTTGGTTCTTTGCGCTGCGCCACCTGCCGTTAAACCGCGCTTATCCTCTGCTGAGCGTCAGCTACGCGCTGGTCTATCTGGCGGCGGTGATCCTGCCGTGGTTTAACGAATCCGCTACACTGCTGAAAACGTTGGGCACGCTGTTTATTCTGTTCGGCGTCTGGCTGATTAACAGCAAATCCGAGACAAAATCGCCGGAATAGGGTCAAAACCGGCGAGCCTGCTATTATCTCCCTCATGGCGCTTGCCTTTTTCCCCGTGCGGGAGATAAATTAACGCCAAATAGCGCTCTCCTTACGTGGTGCCGGCTTCGCCTCGCAGGCGGTGGTGGTGTGCCGATTGGCATAATGCGGCAGCGTGTTCAATGAAGGAATATTATGCGGATGCGTGTGTGGTTTTTATTAGCCAGTTTGATCCTCGCCGGCTGCAGCAGCCATGCGCCGCCGCCGAGCGGCCGCCTGGCGGACTCTATCGTGGTGGTGGCCCAGCTCAACGAGCAACTGCGTCAGTGGTACGGTACGCCATACCGTTACGGCGGCCTGGATCGCGGCGGCGTAGATTGTTCCGGCTTTGTTTACCGCACGTTCCGCGATCGTTTCGACATGCAGCTGCCGCGTTCGACCGAAGAGCAAACCTCGCTGGGCACCAAGGTTTCGCGTGATGAGCTGATGCCGGGCGACCTGGTGTTTTTCAAAACCGGCGGCGGTGAGAACGGCCTGCACGTCGGCATTTACGATACCAACGACCAATTTATCCACGCGTCGACCAGCCGCGGAGTGATCCGCTCCTCGCTCGATAACGTCTACTGGAAGCGGGTATACTGGCAGGCGCGACGCATTTAGCCTTAACCTATTGATTTGGTGTATCATGGCGGCATCACGTGTTTTGAACGGTGCCTGCCATGAACAGCCTGCGTTTATTGATCTCCGATTCCTACGATCCCTGGTTTAACCTGGCGGTGGAAGAGTGCATCTTCCGCGAGATGACCACGCAAAAAATCCTCTTTCTGTGGCGCAATGCCGAAACGGTGGTGATTGGCCAGTCGCAGAACCCGTGGAAAGAGTGCAACACCCGGCGCATGGAGCAGGACGGCATTCGGCTGGCGCGGCGCAGCAGCGGCGGTGGGGCGGTATTTCACGACCTGGGCAACACCTGTTTTACCTTTATGGCCGGCAAACCGGGTTACGACAAAAGCGTCTCGACCGACATCATTCTGCAAGCGCTGCGGCAGCTGGGCGTCACGGCCGGCGCGTCGGGGCGCAACGATCTGGTGATGGAAACCGCCGACGGGCCGCGCAAAATATCCGGCTCGGCCTATCGAGAAACCCAGGACCGTGGTTTCCACCACGGCACGCTGCTGCTGAACGCCGATCTGGAGCGGCTGGCAGACTACCTCAATCCCGATCCCAAAAAGCTGCAGGCCAAGGGCATCACTTCGGTGCGTTCGCGCGTCGCCAATTTGGCGGAGTTTTTGCCGGGTATCAGCCATGAGCAGGTGTGCGAAGCCATCGTGCAGGCCTTTTTTGCCCACTATGGCGAGACGGCCGAGCCGGAGATCATTTCGCCGGACGTATTCCCCGATTTGCCCGATTTTGCCGCGCAGTTCGCCAAACAGAGCAGTTGGGAATGGAATTTCGGCAAGGCGCCGGCGTTCAGTCATCTGCTTAACGAGCGCTTCGTCTGGGGCGGCGTGGATCTGTTCTTCGACGTGGAGAAGGGAACGATTGTTCGCGCGCAGGTGTTCACCGACAGCCTGAATCCCGCCCCGCTGCAGCGGCTGGCGGAAGCGCTGGTGGGCTGCGCGTATCGCAGCGAGCCCGTTGCCGCTTGCTGCGATCGGCTCATGGCGGATTATCCGCAACAGGCGGCGGAATTGACCGAACTGCGGCAATGGCTGAGCGAAACGATCCGTTAGCCGGTATGGGATGGTGAAGGGGATGAGCGTGCTCATCCCTTTTTTTATCGCTGAAATCGACGTTTCGCAGGGGCGTAGCGCAGATTTTCTGAAAATCAAGGTGGGCATTTTTTTACGTTTTCAATGCTGAGAATAACGGGCGGAATTGATGTGTTATTAAATTTAATCAGTCATCGTTAACGGCAGGAAAAATCGGCGTTACGGCAGAAAGATTATTTTACTTTATTTAAGATTTTTCTTAAATAAAACAACGGAGATAAGTCAAATTTAGCCCGTCATCCAATCCACTTAAGCCAAATACCTTTTCATATCACGCGTTGGGCGAGAAAGGTGGCATAAGTTCAGCTGCTTTTCTTTTGCGCCTTTCGCGATTGTCGTATAGCTTTAATCTATCAATTAAATGATATTTCATGGGTATTTGCATTGATATTTCCGATTAATCCCAGAAGGATTGATCGATAAAATATATTGATATACGATGATACGCTAGCCATTCATCCTGTGGCATTAAAATGAACATCCAACTCGAAGCTGACTTTATTAGTAGCTATGTTTTTCAACCTGTTTACTCAATGGAGGGCAGGCTGTTGGCGGTGGAAATGTTGAGCCGTTTCAACAGTCTCGACGGTGATTTAGCCATGCCGGCCGAAATTGGGATTAATTTATTGGCGCCTGAACAAAGGATTGAGTTATTTAATGAGCAATTGAAACTTGCGGAGCGGCACGCGGGCTGGTTTACCGGTAACAGCGTGCAGTTGACCATCAATATCGAAGAAACCATCGTCGAACTTATTCTTTCCGATCCGGCATTGTGCCAATGGATCAGGCAATATCCTTTTATTGCATTCGAAATGAGTGAGAGTTTTCCGAATCTTTCGGCCGGGAAGAACAACCCGAACGTGCAGCGATTAAGCGAAATGTTTACGCTGTGGCTCGATGATTTCGGTTCCGGTAAAGCCACCTTGACCGCGCTGTATGATGGTTTGTTTGACTATGTAAAGATAGACAAGCGTTTTTACTGGCAGCTGTTTACCCATCAGGGGTATGACGTGGTCATCGACTCGTTGTTAAAGAATATCAACCTGTTGTGTAAAGGCGTGATCGTCGGAGGAATAGAGAAAAAAGAGTACTTTAATAAACTCAGATACGCCGGTGTTTTAGGCCTGCAAGGTTTTTTATGGCCCAGCGTTGGTGTGGATAATCTGCAAACTTTGCTGGCGAAGCCCAGCGAGTTCAATAATTAAGAAGTGATATAAAAAACTACACACAATGAGGTAAATAATGCGCGGGGTGATGTTTGCCGTGATTCCGTCGCCGTTATTCGCCATCGTTTTTTGGCTGATGACACCGTTTTGTCAGCCCACGTTAAACCGCGTTTCCTCCGTCAGGTGGAAACGCCAAACTCCCCGCATCCGTCCTGGCGACAGGAGGATGCGTTCTCCCTGCATTCCTTCGGTGTTAATCCGCCCGTCCAGGCTCTACACTACGCTGAAACGGAGGGCCTATGCCGCAGTTCGATAACGCTTACTACCAACAGTTACCCGGTTTCTACACCGCCCTGAACCCGACGCCGCTCAAGGATGCGCGCCTGCTGTACCACAGCGAGCCGCTGGCGCGCGAGCTGGGGCTGGATGAAAGTTGGTTTACCCAGGATAAAACCCCCATTTGGGCGGGAGAAACGCTGCTGCCCGGCATGCAGCCGTTGGCGCAGGTGTACAGTGGCCACCAGTTTGGCGTCTGGGCCGGGCAGCTGGGGGATGGCCGCGGCATTTTACTGGGCGAACAGGTCCTGGCGGACGGCAGCCACCGCGACTGGCACCTGAAGGGCGCCGGGCTGACGCCATATTCGCGTATGGGGGACGGCCGCGCGGTGCTGCGTTCGGTGATCCGCGAGTTTCTGGCCTCTGAGGCGCTGCACCATTTGGGGATCCCGACCACCCGAGCGCTGACCATCGTGACCAGCCGCCAGCCGGTGTTCCGCGAGCAGCCGGAACGCGGCGCCATGCTGATGCGGGTGGCGGAAAGCCACGTGCGCTTCGGCCACTTCGAACACTTTTACTACCGCAAACAGCCGGAGCAGGTGCGGCAGTTGGCGGATTTCGTCATTGCCCGTCACTGGCCGCAGCTGCAGGATCAGGCTGAACGTTACCTGCTGTGGTTTACCGACGTGGTGGAACGGACGGCGCGCCTGATCGCCCATTGGCAAACCGTCGGTTTCGCTCACGGCGTGATGAACACCGACAACATGTCGATTCTCGGCATCACCATTGACTACGGCCCTTACGGCTTCCTCGATGACTATCAGCCCGGTTATATCTGCAATCACTCCGACCATCAGGGGCGTTACGCCTTCGACAATCAGCCGGCGGTGGCGCTGTGGAACCTGCATCGCCTGGCGCAGACCCTGTCGGGGCTGATGACCACTGAACAGCTGCAGCAGGCGCTGGCGGCGTATGAACCGGCGCTGATGCGCGCCTACGGCGAACAGATGCGCGCTAAACTCGGCTTCTTCACGCCGACGGCGCAGGACAATGACGTGCTCACCGGGCTGTTGAGCCTGATGGCGCAG
It includes:
- a CDS encoding NlpC/P60 family protein, with protein sequence MRMRVWFLLASLILAGCSSHAPPPSGRLADSIVVVAQLNEQLRQWYGTPYRYGGLDRGGVDCSGFVYRTFRDRFDMQLPRSTEEQTSLGTKVSRDELMPGDLVFFKTGGGENGLHVGIYDTNDQFIHASTSRGVIRSSLDNVYWKRVYWQARRI
- a CDS encoding lipoate--protein ligase A — translated: MNSLRLLISDSYDPWFNLAVEECIFREMTTQKILFLWRNAETVVIGQSQNPWKECNTRRMEQDGIRLARRSSGGGAVFHDLGNTCFTFMAGKPGYDKSVSTDIILQALRQLGVTAGASGRNDLVMETADGPRKISGSAYRETQDRGFHHGTLLLNADLERLADYLNPDPKKLQAKGITSVRSRVANLAEFLPGISHEQVCEAIVQAFFAHYGETAEPEIISPDVFPDLPDFAAQFAKQSSWEWNFGKAPAFSHLLNERFVWGGVDLFFDVEKGTIVRAQVFTDSLNPAPLQRLAEALVGCAYRSEPVAACCDRLMADYPQQAAELTELRQWLSETIR
- a CDS encoding protein adenylyltransferase SelO codes for the protein MPQFDNAYYQQLPGFYTALNPTPLKDARLLYHSEPLARELGLDESWFTQDKTPIWAGETLLPGMQPLAQVYSGHQFGVWAGQLGDGRGILLGEQVLADGSHRDWHLKGAGLTPYSRMGDGRAVLRSVIREFLASEALHHLGIPTTRALTIVTSRQPVFREQPERGAMLMRVAESHVRFGHFEHFYYRKQPEQVRQLADFVIARHWPQLQDQAERYLLWFTDVVERTARLIAHWQTVGFAHGVMNTDNMSILGITIDYGPYGFLDDYQPGYICNHSDHQGRYAFDNQPAVALWNLHRLAQTLSGLMTTEQLQQALAAYEPALMRAYGEQMRAKLGFFTPTAQDNDVLTGLLSLMAQEGRDYTRTFRLLSDTEQQQAQSPLRDEFIDRAAFDSWYQQYRQRLQQEQVSDEERQRAMKAVNPRLILRNYLAQQAIEDAEQDDVGRLQRLHQALLRPFDDAPEYDDLAVLPPDWGKHLEISCSS
- a CDS encoding EAL domain-containing protein yields the protein MNIQLEADFISSYVFQPVYSMEGRLLAVEMLSRFNSLDGDLAMPAEIGINLLAPEQRIELFNEQLKLAERHAGWFTGNSVQLTINIEETIVELILSDPALCQWIRQYPFIAFEMSESFPNLSAGKNNPNVQRLSEMFTLWLDDFGSGKATLTALYDGLFDYVKIDKRFYWQLFTHQGYDVVIDSLLKNINLLCKGVIVGGIEKKEYFNKLRYAGVLGLQGFLWPSVGVDNLQTLLAKPSEFNN
- the arnE gene encoding 4-amino-4-deoxy-L-arabinose-phosphoundecaprenol flippase subunit ArnE, with product MMGFLLVIVVSLLTCGGQLCQKQAAHCWERADEARLKQTLRWLALAVLLLGLGMAVWLNVLQRLPLSLAYPMLSLNFVMVTLAARWLFHEPTTVRHWCGVASIMLGILLMSVHS
- the arnF gene encoding 4-amino-4-deoxy-L-arabinose-phosphoundecaprenol flippase subunit ArnF: MRGYAWGAASVLLVTLAQLLMKWGMVQIPLMSFADVSLALIGDYWLPLLAVGGGIFGYALSMLCWFFALRHLPLNRAYPLLSVSYALVYLAAVILPWFNESATLLKTLGTLFILFGVWLINSKSETKSPE